Below is a genomic region from Micropterus dolomieu isolate WLL.071019.BEF.003 ecotype Adirondacks linkage group LG08, ASM2129224v1, whole genome shotgun sequence.
ttttatttttattttagttttcccTTGTTATTGCAAAAATTTTGCAATTACATTGTGAGTTCACTGGAACGTAATCAAGGGTGAGATGGCCACTCCAACTGTCATACAAACTGCATAACATTCGTTCCTGAGCACTACTTCAGGAAGTGAATCCTCTGATAGAATTACTGGAAAGTCTGCATCGTAAGACATTAGCCCTCATTCACATCTTTAAATCTAAACTCACAATGAGAATATACTAATTTTACCACCAAACTCAATTTTTAAGATTTTCCTCACGCTCTGTGACAAACTATAAtagcattttttattatatttaaagttttatataATATTCAATGCTTCTTGTGACTTTtgcatacaaaaaaacaacaataatccTACTTAAAATTTCAAAGATGCAGTGGCTCTTTGTGGACAGCTGGATGATCAGACACAAGTAGCTTCATGTAGGTCAACAGACCAACAATTCTGAtgttatagtttatttctgtactGCATGCAGGGTGGGCTAAGAAAAGGCCAGTTATGAATCAATATAAACATGGACTGGTGCAGTCTTTTCCTACAACTGTAACTGATCAAATGTCTGAATCTGCACTCCTCAATTAGATGTTGTGCAACCACTagataataattttaaaaagactTGGAGAAGTTTATACATCTCTCCCAGTGCATGAATCTGTGTTCATATGCAAGAAGGTATGATAAATGAGGGTCACTGTCAAATAATATCCTAGAATGCAATGCAGACAATTCCTTGCCAGTAAATGCTGTGTGGTGAGGTGTCTAATAATCAGCCAGTGAGGTCTGGGAGCCCCCCCATTGTTTCACTGCCTCAGTCTCTCAGCAGTAGATAGTCTTTGATAGTCTCTGGTAAAGGAAGCTCTTTTACAGCAGTGGGGAGGAACTGGACTCCAAGACTCTGTCGGACCGCACAGCGTGCCAGAGAGCGAAGTGTGGGAGCCTGAGCCACCATGTTGGTCAGCCTTGCCAGCAGCTGGGGATCCTTGCTCAGCTCCCTGGGAAGGGTGCCGTCAGCCCGGCGGATCTCAAAACGCCCTGCTGCCCGGCACAGCAGCTCTAGgcactcctcctcctgttcagtGCCCAGGCCCCGGGCCAACAGGGCCACCAATCGGGAGATAGGGGTCTGGCCCTTGAGGTTGGTCACATGGACCTGGGCTCCGTAGTCTAATAGCACTTTGACACTCTCCAGGTTGCCCTTCATTGCTGCCCAGCTCAAAGGCGTGTCATTGTTGTAGTCCCGGGCGTTGGGACAGGCCCCGCTCTCCAACAAGGCCCTCACGCACTCTGGGTTATCCTTAAAGGCAGCCCAGTGAAGTGGCGTGTCCTTGTTACCGTCCAGGGCGTTTGGCTGGGCTCCATACTCCAACAGCAGCTCCACGCAGCTCTCATCCTTCTCTGCTGCATAGTGCAATGCAGTGCGGTTATATCCATCCAAAGCATTCACCTGAGAAGGAAATATAATGCAATGAGAAATTTTATGCCAAGGAGTTACCAACACttaaagcaatattttaattGTTACAAAGTGGTAGGTCTTGGGCATGTGGACTGTAGACCTGCTGTTTTGGTTCATGTATTTGCATGAAGCACAAAGTGCAAAAGGGCTGGCTGAAGTAGAATATGGACTCGAGGGTGTGGTAATTGGGCACTGAAATACCACACAGACGGCAAATTTCAGGGTTAGGAAAATACGAAACTGTTTTAGTACTGCTTGCGCTGCCATGAAAACAGAACCCAACAGTTATAGGCTTGGTTTACCCAACTTTCAAAAAACATCTTCAATGGAACTACTTTCTAACAAATATATCGTTGCATAGAAAACTGTTCACCGTGATTCTCTAAAGTAACTGGGACACTGTTTCTTCATGGGACAGTCAATAGTGAAACAAGATGCCATGCAACAAGTGTCGCAGGCCATAATCGAACCAAGGATGTTGCAGTTATGTGCCttttgtattacatttttcGCCACAATAGGCACCTCAAATTAAATTTCATTGGCATTCCTTTGATTTCGGATAGTGGCAGAAGTCTCACAGATACACAACTCTACACCTGGACAAATGTAACCAAATCTGTAACCCTAAATACCTCTAGACactaaatgagaaaaaaaactgaccATACAGGTGGTTTCACACATTTTCACCTAGAGAACCCATTATTGCCAGCTATCAtcaaaaacaattattattattattattattaaggttAAATGCAATTTGCCCACTTTTCAGGCAAGCTTGGCACATCAGTGTGTTTTGGAAACAAACTATTCAATAGCTTAATTGAACACAAACAGCAAAGAGggtttttttaaactgtcccACAAAGATAACAGTCTCATCTTTACAGTATCACAAGCAAGGTCCAACTCTCAGCCGGTCAACTTCATGGTAGTATATAAATCTTAAATCTCGTCATATGCTATGGGAAATGGTTTGTGATATGGCATACCTCTGCCCCCTTCTCCAACAGCAGCTCCACACAGTCGGCATCAGCGACCATACACGCACAGTGCAGAGGCTTGAGTGTGCCATGCATTCTGTTCACATCAGCTCCCTTAGCCACACAGGAGACACTGATGTCAATACAACTGATGGAAGagatattatttatttgaaagcaGACTGGAAGATGAGCAGGCCTACCTTACGAATGAGATCCTCCACATTGTCGTGTGGGAACGAGCGGATGGCTGCGATGGTGCGGATGAGCCGCTCAGACAAGGAGTATTTACTTTGAATGCTTTGCATGATGTACCACATAGTAGAGCTCATGTGTAACTGAGGAACATGGCACCCGGGCAGGGGTGACACTACAGCACACTGAAAGACATTTCAAGAAGTTGGAATTAAAAGCTGTTAGACACAAAGGAGATCCCTGACCCTTacaaacacatctaaaatgtcCTTGatggttttcatttattttgcgTGATTAGACCTCTTGTTAGCTAGTGGTAGGGAGTGTGTGTTACACAACTTCATTTTTACATGTAGTCTGTTGCTTTAACATAGAAATGCATTCACTCCACCACCATTTTACCAGCATGGCTGTGTCTGCAGCATTTTGTTTcatcatgacaaaaaaaaaaaaaaacacacgtaCTTTTTAACTCTTCAATTTCATGTAAAATTTTACTGGCAGTACATAATCAGGTCTGTTAAAACTGGTAATACTGAATATTTGGGGTCTATCGATATGTCGTTTTATGTGGGTGTTTGTAGCAATAACATCAGAAATAAAAGCATTGCCATTATGTCAAACTGCCACAACAACCTACGTTTTGATCTTAATCTCGAAATCCCATGCAATCATGTATGAGAACAATCATAATGcataacagatttttttgtaaatgagcaaaattaatatttaacaacATTTCCCCGTTCTTCTTTCATAATCATTTTGGATTTGAATAAATACTGTCAGGACACCATAGCCCAGATCATGCAAGCAGGATAGTGTGTGCTTGTcctgttgtaaaaaaaataaaaaaagagagctgATGCTTAACGttatcctgctgctgctgtttaatGGAAGTCACCAGCTGACTTTAAGTATGCTaactaaacataaacaaaacactgacagctaacgttagctcactTCGCAAAATAACACTGCTCCACcacgaaagaaagaaaaaaacagtctgCAAAAGTGATGCACATTTTACAGCAAGTgacagctttaaaaaaacagattcaCAAGAGCCACTTGGTTAGCAAAGAGACCTTTACAGGTCGGTTTAAttagaggtaaaaaaaaaatgatccCCGGCTACATTTTCACcggcagctagttagctagctaacatgctaacgttagcatcgAGATGCGAGAAACAATCGAGCCTCGTAGGCAGAAAAAATCAAatgacattcattttaaatacttGTGAACACGCTTTGAAGACACCCTAGCATCATCTAACAATAGATTACCGATGCTAATGAGACAACGTACCGTTTTTGGTCCACGGTTTGAAGGTCTGACAGGTTACCGTAAAGACTGTTTGCTGCTCGGTTTGACATAAACACTGGACGTCACCGCTCGCGGCCACGCCCTCTGCCTCGAGCCTCCGTTCCCTGTTTCTAAACCTCACCGCGCCGACGCTCGCTTTAATCTGCGCTAACTTCAAATAAGTTGATATTTTCTTTGAATATTTGCTTTTATGGTGTCTTACTGCAAGGGACGGCTTTACTAAGCGTATACTTACTTTCCCGATATAGACGTGTACGGCAGCAGCGCAGGCTTCCGCCGGCGTGCCGTGAATGCCTTCAGCTCATGACCATGTTAAGGTATTGTCGACCAGCAGAGACACAACGAGCAAGTGGCTTTACAAATCACTGAAGACTGACAGGCCCAGGCAGCTCCTGGTGGACAGCCAAGCTAACAAGCCACAAACAGACCATAATCActgatgttttcatttattctgaagtcatatttttatatttcctcTGGGACCGAGTCAAGAATTCACAAGAAAAGCAGGTTGCAGTGAAGTCAGTTTTACGTTGAATATTAGACTGGGGCTGCAACTTAAGTTATTATTTTCATGATCgtacatttgaaaaacaaaagctggaaccaataaatgtattttctttaataaataacttaatGTTTCAGCACAATTTAATTGACATTCCGATCCAGACCTTCATTAGCCATCTACATACTGATTTTGGcgatcattttaaaatgattggGTATCATGAGCCAGAATGTATAGAGATTTAGAGCTGATAAAGATTACAGCTGGAACTATTTGTTGACTGATCGTCTTGtcaagtaatttttcaagcagcAAACACCAAACATTTCCCACTACCAGCCTCTCAGTTGACCTGCTTCCTTTCCTTTGTCTCCTGGGACAATACctgaaaatctttatttttatgactgctggttggacaaaacaattaCCATTTGGGGCTTTAGGAAATGGTAATAGACATTTTATCAATAAAACTATGAATTAAGCAAGCCTTGTAATTTCTCTGTGACCACATCATCCCACAATAAGCACTCAAACAGCCTACATAGGGGTCTGCACAAGCCTACAAAGGTGACCCAGCCTGTACAAACATTTTCATATACCTGAATGAACCCAACTGGTGCTGACACATTTTAGATGCAAAGctacatttttacatattttgcatatttcatatatatttcAAAACCATTTTTGCAGGATTCCTGT
It encodes:
- the asb8 gene encoding ankyrin repeat and SOCS box protein 8 codes for the protein MSSTMWYIMQSIQSKYSLSERLIRTIAAIRSFPHDNVEDLIRKGADVNRMHGTLKPLHCACMVADADCVELLLEKGAEVNALDGYNRTALHYAAEKDESCVELLLEYGAQPNALDGNKDTPLHWAAFKDNPECVRALLESGACPNARDYNNDTPLSWAAMKGNLESVKVLLDYGAQVHVTNLKGQTPISRLVALLARGLGTEQEEECLELLCRAAGRFEIRRADGTLPRELSKDPQLLARLTNMVAQAPTLRSLARCAVRQSLGVQFLPTAVKELPLPETIKDYLLLRD